A stretch of Candidatus Bipolaricaulota bacterium DNA encodes these proteins:
- a CDS encoding oligosaccharide flippase family protein, protein MGKIKEKLKQILRWTQKWTKIDMIYLAKGGFWLTFGQIVMAASDFALMILLANFLPPEIYGAYRYILSIVAILILFSLSGMNTAIIQAVSRGFEGSVSKGLKERIKWGAIGSIASIGFAIYYWYLGNWEYASIFFSVAAFIPFIDSFNLYKGVLVGRKEFKSLSLYNIVFLIGFTIVLGLTIFFTDKILFIFLVYFIYNALLPLLFYLHLRKQKPFNDAADPKTVSYGKHLSLMGVLGNIANQLDKVLIFQFLGPVEVAIYSIAISPIQQLKTRYLVNLNNLVLPKITNRNISELKKSIPMKLLMFFIILAVITALYILLVPYIYKIIFPQYPESVIYSQIFGLSLLVYPTMLITNVLVAKSRNKELYITRFINPIIKIILLIILVPLYRIWGAIIAVIFTEFLSSLILLFFFMKLEPENKECDII, encoded by the coding sequence ATGGGAAAAATAAAGGAAAAATTAAAACAAATTTTACGATGGACGCAAAAGTGGACAAAAATAGACATGATTTATTTGGCCAAAGGCGGTTTTTGGCTGACATTCGGGCAGATAGTCATGGCCGCTTCTGATTTTGCCTTAATGATTCTCCTGGCCAATTTTCTGCCGCCCGAGATATATGGAGCTTACAGATATATCCTTTCGATCGTAGCCATACTGATTCTTTTCTCATTATCGGGCATGAATACGGCTATAATACAAGCTGTTTCCCGGGGTTTTGAAGGCTCAGTATCAAAAGGCTTAAAAGAAAGAATAAAGTGGGGAGCGATAGGCAGTATTGCCAGTATCGGCTTTGCCATTTATTATTGGTATCTTGGCAATTGGGAATATGCGTCAATTTTCTTTTCGGTCGCGGCCTTTATTCCATTTATTGATTCATTTAATCTATATAAGGGAGTTTTAGTCGGTAGAAAAGAATTTAAAAGTTTGAGCCTGTATAATATCGTTTTTTTGATCGGCTTTACTATTGTCCTAGGCTTGACTATTTTTTTTACGGATAAGATATTATTTATTTTTTTGGTTTATTTTATTTATAATGCTCTTTTACCTTTATTATTCTATCTACATCTCCGTAAACAAAAACCATTTAATGACGCCGCTGATCCCAAAACCGTCAGTTATGGCAAACACTTGAGCTTAATGGGCGTTTTAGGAAATATTGCCAATCAATTGGATAAAGTATTGATTTTTCAATTTTTGGGACCGGTTGAAGTTGCCATCTATAGCATTGCCATTTCTCCCATTCAGCAATTAAAAACGAGATATTTAGTCAATTTGAATAATTTAGTATTGCCAAAGATAACGAACCGCAATATTTCGGAATTGAAAAAATCAATACCCATGAAATTGCTTATGTTTTTTATTATTCTGGCGGTTATCACGGCGCTCTATATTTTGCTGGTGCCTTATATTTATAAAATTATTTTTCCTCAATATCCGGAATCTGTAATATATTCCCAAATTTTCGGCCTCTCCCTTCTTGTTTATCCGACAATGCTAATAACCAATGTCCTGGTAGCCAAATCCAGAAACAAAGAACTTTATATAACGCGCTTCATTAATCCTATTATAAAAATAATCCTTTTGATAATTTTAGTTCCATTGTACAGGATTTGGGGAGCGATAATCGCCGTGATATTTACGGAATTTTTATCTTCTTTGATTTTACTTTTTTTCTTCATGAAATTAGAGCCAGAAAATAAAGAATGTGACATAATATAA
- a CDS encoding class I SAM-dependent methyltransferase, translating to MLKIAEKFFIWLHNFSYKAISKIAIKKNGGIHPKHEILNYHEFFVAKVDENDAVLDLGCGNGLLAYDLAGKARKVIGMDILSANIDKAKKHNKQGNLEFMVGDATVYPFNEKFDKIVLSNVLEHIENRIDFLKKLRDLSDEILIRVPLIDRDWLAVYKKKNGYEYRLDKTHFVEYTVENLRKELIEAGWNLDDYSIRFGEMWGTVGK from the coding sequence ATGTTAAAAATCGCGGAAAAATTTTTCATTTGGCTGCATAACTTTTCATATAAAGCGATTTCCAAAATCGCCATCAAGAAAAACGGCGGCATTCACCCCAAGCATGAAATCTTGAATTATCATGAATTTTTCGTCGCCAAGGTCGACGAAAACGACGCGGTTTTGGATTTGGGCTGCGGCAACGGTCTTTTGGCTTATGACTTGGCCGGAAAGGCGAGAAAGGTTATCGGCATGGATATTCTTTCGGCCAATATAGACAAAGCGAAAAAACACAACAAACAAGGCAATCTTGAATTCATGGTCGGCGACGCCACCGTTTATCCTTTTAATGAAAAATTTGATAAAATAGTTTTATCGAACGTTTTGGAACATATTGAAAATAGAATCGATTTTTTGAAAAAATTGCGCGACTTGTCGGATGAGATATTGATTCGGGTGCCGTTGATCGATCGGGATTGGCTGGCGGTTTATAAAAAGAAAAACGGTTACGAATATCGTTTGGACAAAACGCATTTCGTCGAGTACACCGTCGAGAATCTAAGAAAAGAATTAATCGAAGCCGGCTGGAATTTGGATGATTATTCGATTCGGTTCGGAGAAATGTGGGGGACGGTTGGTAAATAA
- a CDS encoding methyltransferase domain-containing protein, with protein sequence MKRNKKFSKYPYHNRDERNRFIVQELGEYLGENILNIGGGGENHLKKYLPSARGYFEVDLAGSPDLRINLEKDLPLPFEDNKFDSVVCTDVLEHLDNLHEVFGELARVSKKYIIISLPNAVADVLSYFKKIKAKNVSDLDKRKQFGSRAKYYGLPFEKPLDRHKWFFSYTDVEEFLDYQAKKHNLNIVELFPIKREVSSLAAMLLTLGSFLGSETLRKNLNNKILWCVLEKKK encoded by the coding sequence ATGAAAAGAAATAAAAAATTTTCCAAATATCCTTATCATAATCGTGATGAGCGAAATCGATTTATCGTTCAAGAATTGGGCGAATATTTGGGTGAAAATATATTAAATATCGGCGGTGGAGGAGAAAATCATTTGAAAAAATATTTGCCGTCCGCGCGCGGATATTTCGAGGTTGATCTTGCCGGTTCTCCGGATTTGAGAATCAATTTGGAAAAAGATTTGCCCTTGCCTTTCGAGGATAATAAATTCGACTCGGTAGTTTGCACCGATGTTTTGGAGCATTTGGACAATTTACATGAGGTTTTTGGAGAGTTGGCGAGAGTCTCAAAAAAATATATCATTATTTCCTTGCCCAACGCGGTCGCTGACGTGTTGTCATATTTTAAGAAAATAAAGGCTAAAAATGTTTCTGATTTGGATAAAAGAAAACAATTCGGTTCCCGGGCAAAATATTACGGTTTGCCTTTCGAAAAACCGCTTGATCGACACAAATGGTTTTTTAGCTACACGGATGTGGAAGAATTTCTGGATTATCAGGCAAAAAAGCATAATTTAAATATTGTTGAGCTTTTTCCCATTAAGCGCGAGGTCTCGAGTTTGGCCGCGATGTTGTTGACGCTCGGCTCTTTTTTAGGAAGCGAGACATTGAGAAAAAATTTAAATAATAAAATATTGTGGTGCGTTTTGGAAAAGAAAAAATAA
- a CDS encoding class I SAM-dependent methyltransferase → MKYYNAESGMLLRFWKKSDSKFWDNLWDVENFKKQVEAGKKSRLVNGITKKFLPLGAKVLEGGCGKGQYVYGLRCHGYDSYGVDYAEKTVERLNQLFPELKIVTGDVQQLPFDDQFFDGYWSLGVIEHFYDGYELSAKEMHRVLKPNGFLFLTFPHLSWLRRYKIKKNKYDIFQEERAEMNDFYHFFLRSESVIDYFEKLGFELMYKKPFDGVKGLKDEVKFLNSTMNRLYGSKNFGVKVLKYYLSKILAPLTGHQILLVLRKKSSI, encoded by the coding sequence ATGAAATATTATAATGCCGAATCCGGAATGTTATTGAGGTTTTGGAAAAAATCCGACAGTAAATTTTGGGACAATTTATGGGATGTCGAAAATTTTAAAAAGCAAGTCGAAGCAGGAAAAAAATCCAGGTTGGTGAATGGTATAACGAAAAAATTTTTGCCATTAGGAGCCAAAGTGCTTGAAGGCGGATGCGGAAAGGGGCAATATGTTTATGGATTGCGTTGCCATGGCTATGATTCGTATGGCGTCGATTACGCGGAAAAAACGGTAGAGAGGTTAAATCAGCTTTTCCCCGAGCTGAAGATTGTCACCGGGGACGTGCAGCAGCTGCCTTTTGATGATCAATTTTTTGACGGATATTGGTCACTGGGAGTAATCGAGCATTTTTACGATGGTTATGAACTTTCGGCCAAAGAAATGCATAGAGTGTTAAAACCCAATGGTTTTTTATTTTTGACTTTCCCTCATTTGTCGTGGCTGCGTCGATATAAGATCAAAAAAAACAAATATGATATTTTCCAAGAGGAGCGCGCAGAGATGAATGACTTTTATCATTTTTTTCTGCGGAGCGAATCGGTAATAGATTATTTTGAAAAATTGGGATTTGAGTTGATGTATAAAAAACCTTTTGACGGAGTTAAAGGATTAAAAGATGAAGTGAAATTTTTAAATTCAACAATGAATAGATTATACGGTTCCAAAAATTTTGGCGTGAAAGTATTAAAATATTATTTATCGAAAATCCTGGCGCCTTTGACCGGCCATCAAATTTTATTGGTTTTAAGAAAAAAATCATCAATATGA
- a CDS encoding class I SAM-dependent methyltransferase has product MKEICGDNFSGNKLTVKDRIIYLFYNLFRGIWGYRKRLKMTYWRPIDLIPNSASPGRQFLDNFLEHKLPELILKKEIKVLDIGCGSGYVRKILADAGYVVDYTGIDVFKNDAFDQYSKYCQSKFFQTAIESFETDDKFDLIISISALEHIKNDSLAVEKSGKALNQGGVQIHIVPSFWVLPLYLWHGYRQYTPIRIKKLFNEKFEVFKFGGFFLSDFILV; this is encoded by the coding sequence ATGAAAGAAATCTGCGGGGACAATTTTAGCGGCAACAAATTGACTGTTAAAGACAGAATCATTTATTTGTTTTATAATCTTTTTAGGGGCATTTGGGGGTATAGAAAAAGATTGAAAATGACATATTGGCGGCCGATCGATTTGATTCCCAATTCCGCTTCTCCCGGCCGGCAATTTTTGGACAATTTTTTAGAACATAAATTGCCGGAACTGATTTTAAAAAAAGAAATCAAAGTCTTGGACATCGGCTGCGGCTCGGGTTATGTCAGGAAAATTTTGGCTGACGCGGGTTATGTTGTCGATTACACGGGCATAGATGTTTTTAAAAATGATGCTTTTGACCAGTACTCCAAATATTGCCAATCGAAGTTTTTTCAAACCGCAATCGAGTCCTTTGAAACCGATGACAAATTCGATTTGATAATTTCCATCAGCGCCTTGGAGCATATTAAAAACGATTCGCTGGCCGTTGAAAAGTCCGGAAAGGCGCTGAACCAAGGAGGCGTTCAAATTCATATCGTGCCGTCATTTTGGGTATTGCCGCTTTATTTGTGGCACGGCTATCGCCAATACACTCCTATCCGGATCAAAAAGTTGTTTAATGAAAAATTTGAAGTTTTCAAATTCGGCGGTTTTTTTCTTTCGGACTTCATTTTAGTTTGA
- a CDS encoding glycosyltransferase family 4 protein, producing the protein MKYLIIAPRYHINLHDRILALKNAGHFVDLIVQYKGKSEKYDLIDPEIIGYSRVYLFFEKIFSKFKKTYLKNSWELKLSLPPLRKFKKRIKEINPDVIMVKGLKSLFSLCALKYAKRFKIKSIVFIQRDRFRCQRLKEKFVCWFLFKHYQVKAVASPICRKSGRDEKSHEKFHYIPFVYDIVDFEKSYFKNVKMNILNIGKFEPIKDQLTLLKAVEKLKSFYPMKIVLVGEKADPNYILKLMDFVKENKMEDIVEFKFDAPHAEVIELYRQSDLFVLTSLSDPASFQILEAMANKVPVISSDKNGTKCYIKEGETGYIFKAGDADDLARKIESVIDDKDDVINFGRAGFEQAKKNHSLEKFSQKIKAILS; encoded by the coding sequence ATGAAATATTTAATCATCGCTCCGCGATATCACATAAATTTGCATGATCGAATCTTGGCCTTGAAGAACGCCGGGCATTTTGTCGATTTGATCGTTCAATACAAAGGCAAGTCGGAAAAATACGATTTGATCGATCCCGAGATCATCGGCTATTCAAGAGTTTATTTGTTTTTTGAAAAAATATTTTCCAAGTTCAAAAAAACTTATTTGAAAAATTCTTGGGAATTGAAATTGTCATTGCCTCCGCTGAGGAAATTCAAAAAAAGAATCAAAGAGATCAATCCGGATGTTATCATGGTCAAGGGCTTAAAAAGTTTGTTTTCTTTGTGCGCGTTAAAATACGCCAAAAGATTCAAAATAAAATCAATTGTTTTTATTCAAAGAGATCGTTTCCGTTGCCAAAGATTGAAAGAAAAATTCGTTTGTTGGTTTTTATTCAAACATTATCAAGTGAAAGCGGTCGCCTCGCCGATTTGTCGAAAGAGCGGCAGAGATGAAAAAAGCCACGAAAAATTTCATTATATTCCATTCGTTTACGACATTGTCGATTTTGAAAAATCGTATTTTAAAAACGTGAAAATGAATATTTTAAACATCGGAAAATTTGAGCCGATCAAAGACCAATTGACGCTTTTAAAAGCTGTGGAAAAACTGAAAAGTTTTTATCCGATGAAAATAGTTTTGGTCGGAGAAAAAGCCGATCCGAATTACATATTGAAATTGATGGATTTCGTCAAAGAAAACAAGATGGAAGATATCGTCGAGTTCAAATTCGACGCGCCTCATGCCGAGGTCATTGAACTTTATCGGCAAAGTGATTTATTTGTTCTGACAAGCTTAAGCGATCCGGCGTCGTTTCAGATACTCGAAGCCATGGCCAATAAAGTGCCGGTGATATCGAGCGACAAAAACGGCACCAAATGCTACATTAAAGAAGGGGAGACCGGTTATATTTTTAAGGCAGGCGACGCGGATGATTTGGCGAGAAAAATCGAGAGCGTCATCGATGACAAAGATGATGTGATCAACTTCGGTCGAGCTGGGTTTGAGCAAGCGAAAAAGAATCATTCTCTTGAAAAATTTTCCCAAAAAATAAAGGCAATACTTTCATGA
- a CDS encoding transposase has protein sequence MNKNQLPFWPNNEYYFITTSTFLHFPYFNTFEKKKLVLDKFEEIEERLNIKLIAYSIAINHFHYFAFLNDGLLYSKTKQLLNGGVSHQYKKTFQCKYQEMWQSTKAFVIKDEDSFWRVIGYINGNLLKHKEVSTFNELRECQFFSHIKFVKEYGEEAAKDLVYRVIDVNEDGEGNVDFNKLNQIGVKDVFRKIKGD, from the coding sequence ATGAATAAAAACCAACTGCCATTTTGGCCCAATAACGAATATTATTTCATCACGACATCGACATTTCTGCATTTTCCGTATTTCAACACTTTTGAAAAAAAGAAGCTGGTGCTGGATAAGTTTGAGGAAATAGAAGAAAGATTGAACATCAAATTAATAGCTTACAGCATTGCGATCAATCATTTTCACTATTTTGCTTTTTTGAATGATGGCTTGTTATATTCAAAGACGAAACAACTATTGAATGGCGGCGTCAGTCATCAATATAAGAAAACGTTTCAATGCAAATATCAAGAAATGTGGCAGAGCACCAAAGCTTTTGTTATAAAAGACGAAGACAGTTTTTGGCGGGTAATTGGTTACATCAATGGAAATTTGTTGAAACATAAGGAAGTAAGCACATTTAATGAATTGCGCGAATGCCAATTTTTCAGCCACATTAAGTTTGTCAAAGAATACGGGGAGGAAGCCGCTAAGGATCTTGTTTATCGAGTCATTGATGTAAATGAAGATGGCGAAGGAAACGTGGATTTCAATAAGTTAAATCAAATAGGAGTAAAAGATGTTTTTAGGAAGATAAAAGGGGACTAA